The following are encoded together in the Bactrocera neohumeralis isolate Rockhampton chromosome 6, APGP_CSIRO_Bneo_wtdbg2-racon-allhic-juicebox.fasta_v2, whole genome shotgun sequence genome:
- the LOC126761494 gene encoding DDB1- and CUL4-associated factor 8: MDKIEQSSCDKNLSNNKRISAESCSDDDEGKEIAMETVEAILEAVVTEQVDDNYSESDSRSTPTKTDKSSSDSGVCINIEEQSITNNTDLNTDIDMNSTDVNSTDNLNTSSNHSGNNLVLSSTLNEESVTQVHNDQKTKTSLQHDAEKETDEQSGSNIIGVKQLCGSSDTIELPAWPRHTRRGARNYRHSTQDDGQDDEDESDREGVIVNATEEEQMPLLSESTTQSTNAEAVNNIDTSMPSEAEDLPANSDTTGNRLPYISSSPIFSDDDDDIDEDDDDDDDDDDDDDDDDEDDTDDDDEDDADSTEHASNLAEIMNKPKPAYTWCSAYELMRREHGLSGDGRRSLSGGLSPGFNARFYAARHVIERMKISHCLTKHSGCVNCLNFNRNGDLLCSGSDDTRIIVWDWALKKPKCVFKSGHTQNIFQTKFINSAGVLDIVSAGRDGQVRRSILPSSGGKPQTSLLYRHNGSVHKLVMSPNNPFEIISAGEDAHIRLKDLRSDESSTSLCKVQSSRKKRKIRLFSIAHHPYAPEICVCGCDNFVRVFDKRHMAKPVHQMCPEHLVKSAMPQVTCAVYNNTGSEVLASYSDDFIYLFNNNKYKTGEYLHRYRGHYNHKTIKGVNFFGPNSEYVISGSDCGNIFYWDKNTEAILNFMPGDTMGVVNCLEPHPSIPVLATSGLDSSIKIWTPSSDVYPPDLSKLETCVKRNLRHSVLGDGSGFNDREFHNFIRQFLRTPPRRGTYPSGDDEHSNSSSDGDSDGFDCPQMEGIQCQTQ; encoded by the exons ATGGACAAAATCGAGCAATCATCGTGTGACAAAAATTTGTCGAATAATAAACGGATATCAGCTGAGAGCTGTTCAGACGACGACGAAGGTAAGGAAATAGCAATGGAAACCGTGGAGGCAATTTTGGAGGCAGTAGTCACAGAACAAGTCGATGATAATTATAGTGAAAG TGACTCCCGTTCAACTCCAACAAAGACGGATAAAAGTAGCAGTGACAGCGGAGTTTGCATCAACATTGAGGAGCAATCAATTACCAACAATACGGACCTTAATACAGATATAGATATGAATTCTACCGATGTAAACAGTACTGATAACCTGAATACGTCCTCCAACCATTCAGGAAACAATTTAGTACTTAGCTCTACCCTCAATGAGGAATCAGTAACTCAAGTTCACAATGACCAAAAAACGAAAACGTCATTACAACATGATGCTGAAAAAGAAACGGATGAACAATCAGGCAGCAATATTATAGGGGTGAAACAACTTTGTGGTAGCAGTGATACAATTGAGTTACCCGCTTGGCCGCGTCATACACGTCGTGGTGCTCGTAATTACCGCCATAGTACCCAAGACGATGGTCAAGACGATGAAGACGAAAGTGATAGGGAAGGAGTCATTGTTAATGCAACTGAAGAAGAGCAAATG CCGCTACTGTCGGAATCAACAACACAATCAACAAATGCGGAGGCTGTTAATAATATTGACACATCAATGCCAAGCGAAGCTGAGGAT TTGCCTGCCAATTCCGACACCACGGGAAATAGGTTGCCGTATATAAGCAGCAGTCCCATTTTCAGCGACGACGATGATGACATTGATGAAgacgatgacgatgatgatgatgacgacgatgatgatgacgatgacgaCGAGGACGAcactgatgatgatgatgaagatGATGCTGACTCCACTGAGCATGCGAGCAATTTAGCTGAAATTATGAATAAACCTAAACCAGCATATACCTGGTGTTCGGCGTATGAGCTGATGCGTCGCGAACATGGACTGAGTGGCGATGGCCGCAGATCTTTGAGTGGAGGATTATCTCCAGGTTTCAATGCACGTTTTTATGCAGCCCGACACGTTATCGAACGTATGAAGATCTCCCATTGCCTAACAAAGCATAGTGGCTGTgtaaattgcttaaattttaaTCGCAACGGTGACTTACTCTGCTCTGGTTCAGATGACACACGCATAATAGTATGGGATTGGGCGCTAAAGAAGCCAAAATGCGTTTTTAAATCGGGGCATACTCAGAATATATTTCAAACGAAATTTATTAACAGTGCAGGTGTTTTAGATATTGTATCCGCTGGTCGGGATGGTCAAGTACGCCGTTCAATTCTACCGTCATCTGGCGGAAAACCACAAACATCATTGCTATATCGTCATAATGGGTCCGTGCATAAACTTGTGATGAGCCCAAATAATCCCTTTGAAATTATAAGTGCCGGCGAGGATGCCCATATACGTCTTAAAGACTTGCGTAGCGACGAGAGCTCAACTAGCCTTTGTAAAGTGCAGAGCAGTAGAAAGAAACGTAAAATACGTCTTTTCAGCATTGCTCATCACCCCTACGCTCCGGAAATATGCGTCTGCGGCTGTGATAACTTTGTTCGTGTCTTCGATAAGCGCCATATGGCCAAACCAGTGCATCAAATGTGTCCCGAACATTTAGTTAAA aGTGCTATGCCTCAAGTCACTTGCGCTGTCTACAACAATACAGGTAGTGAAGTGCTCGCATCTTATAGCGATGATTTCATCtacttatttaataataacaaatacaaaacaGGCGAATATCTTCATCGTTACCGTGGTCATTA CAATCACAAAACAATCAAAGGGGTAAACTTTTTCGGGCCCAATTCAGAGTATGTGATCAGTGGAAGTGATTGTGGCAATATATTTTACTGGGATAAAAATACTGAAGCAATCTTAAACTTTATGCCTGGCGATACTATGGGTGTG GTAAATTGTTTAGAGCCGCATCCATCAATTCCGGTACTGGCTACATCTGGACTAGATAGCAGCATAAAAATATGGACTCCAAGTAGTGACGTG TATCCTCCTGATTTGTCTAAACTTGAAACGTGTGTTAAACGGAACCTGAGACATTCGGTATTGGGCGATGGCAGTGGGTTTAATGATCGCGAATTTCACAACTTTATACGCCAATTTCTTCGTACTCCACCTCGTCGTGGTACATATCCGTCAGGTGATGACGAACATAGCAACAGCAGTAGTGACGGTGATAGTGATGGTTTCGATTGTCCACAAATGGAAGGTATACAATGTCAAACCCAATAA